AAGGTAGTACACTTTTCACCATACTAGGCCAACGCATGCAACAAGAGAGCACACATGCTGTTCATGCCCGTTTATGAACATACAACACTGATTACCATGTAATTTTTAATTGAGTGTTCAAGGGTAGAGCTCAATAACAGATCTAACTCCCAGCACTGATATAATTTTGTAGTCGCCGAATCCCGCTTCCATGAATATCCTTTTCCATTCAAATTCCTCTCGCTCAATCCCCTCAACGCACATGATAAATAGATCATATAAAACATGTGTCTCTCTTGTTACAATCTCATTTAGCCCAGATCCAACCACCATATCTACGATTATCACCTTTCCACCAGCATCTCTGGGAGGAATAGCTTCCTTGCAATTTTTCAATAACTTGACACAGTcttcatcaccccaatcatgaaaAACCCACTAAGATGCACAGCAGCAGCCCAAAAATAGGTTACCATTAGTCCCTATAATATATTGAATTATAGAAATTTATTGTAAGAAATTTAGTTAACTTAATTTAATTCACACAAGCGGCTAAATACACGCTTTAGGAGTTATGACAGCATATTGTCAAATGATGATGTGTTGTATTGCAAGGGAAGAAGAAACTTCTAGAGAGTTTACCTTTAGGAAAAGAGCATTTGCTGGCGGAATGTACTTAAACATATCGCCAGAAATAAACGACACATGGACATCACTAGGAGCTTCTGCAATCACATGAGGGAGATCCAACACGGTGCATTTCATTTGCGGGAATGCATTCGCAATTGCCCTGGCAGCTCCACCGTGGCCTCCACCAACATCAATAAGAGAGTTTATGCCAAGAAATACATCACCACACTCCCTTAAGATGATGTCCGTGAGAAAGTTACTATCCGAAACCATTGCATTATTGAGTATCTGGTTGTAAGTATCATCCTGCTCAGCCATCTCCCAAAAGTTAAGGCTGTGAGCTTTTTTGAACAGCGACGTGGAATGCTCATCTAGGAACCATGAGTGCATGCCAAAAAAGGGGGCAATGACAGTTGAATCAAGCATCAAAGACAGAATAGGAAATAAGTTTGATTTAACTTCATCACCGACGAGTAGGCGTGTGGTTGGGGTAAGCCCGTAAACAATCTCCTTGTTTGACGTGGCTGCCTCATGAACAGCAAAGATGCCTGATATGGTGAGCACACGCATGAGTCGCCGTAAGCGGGGAAGCTTAGACGGATGGAGGCCGATCTTTGTGGCCAACTCTGACGGGGTCATAGACCCACCATGGTGTTGGATGGTGTTAGGGATTTGCAGTTCCATCGCACATTTGAGTGCCATGGACTTGACGAATCCCAGTGCATGGTGCCAAAGGTTAACTTGAGCCTCGAGCAGCTCCCGAGAGCTATGCTTGTCTTGGATGGGCGGCATTTTTGTTGAGCTTGTTTTTCTTTGGTTATGGGTGGATTGTAGTCATACCGGTTATATATACACAAGTACAACATGTTTAAGACACATAATAGGTCTTTTTTTTTGCGACTGGAAAGAGAGCTTTATTAATTAAAAAATAGTTGTACAATCACCTGCTAGATAGCACCTAAGAGCATCAGGAGGCCCCCGCAACCACAAGTCGGTGCGTTGCTCCACTCTTGACAGATTAGCAAGGCGATCTGCAGTTCTATTATGCAAACGACCAATGTGCCTACAGACAAACTCCCTTTCTCTCAACAGCTCCTTAGTCTCATTTACCAGATGACTTACTCCCGACCTATCTGTCTCTGGACTGTCCAAAACCTTTACCAGGGATACACAATCAGTCTGAATAACAAGAGGCAGTGTTGACTGCAAGAGCGCCATAGTAACGCCTTCCCGAGCGGCCACACACTCCGCTT
This DNA window, taken from Triticum aestivum cultivar Chinese Spring chromosome 1D, IWGSC CS RefSeq v2.1, whole genome shotgun sequence, encodes the following:
- the LOC123182631 gene encoding acetylserotonin O-methyltransferase 1; this translates as MPPIQDKHSSRELLEAQVNLWHHALGFVKSMALKCAMELQIPNTIQHHGGSMTPSELATKIGLHPSKLPRLRRLMRVLTISGIFAVHEAATSNKEIVYGLTPTTRLLVGDEVKSNLFPILSLMLDSTVIAPFFGMHSWFLDEHSTSLFKKAHSLNFWEMAEQDDTYNQILNNAMVSDSNFLTDIILRECGDVFLGINSLIDVGGGHGGAARAIANAFPQMKCTVLDLPHVIAEAPSDVHVSFISGDMFKYIPPANALFLKWVFHDWGDEDCVKLLKNCKEAIPPRDAGGKVIIVDMVVGSGLNEIVTRETHVLYDLFIMCVEGIEREEFEWKRIFMEAGFGDYKIISVLGVRSVIELYP